A single genomic interval of Drosophila virilis strain 15010-1051.87 chromosome 2, Dvir_AGI_RSII-ME, whole genome shotgun sequence harbors:
- the Mical gene encoding F-actin-monooxygenase Mical isoform X4: protein MSRQHQRHHQQQLQQQQQQQQQQQLLTAQQQQQQALLMAEHAAAAEAAELFDLLCVATTMRQILALHRAMCEAVGLRPSPLNDFYPKLKAKVRSWKAQALWKKFDARAAHRVYGKGNACTGTRVLVIGAGPCGLRTAIEAQLLGAKVVVLEKRDRITRNNVLHLWPFVITDLRNLGAKKFYGKFCAGSIDHISIRQLQCMLLKVALLLGVEIHEGVGFDHPVEPSGDGTGWHAAVTPADHAVSNYEFDVLIGADGKRNMLDFRRKEFRGKLAIAITANFINKKTEAEAKVEEISGVAFIFNQAFFKELYSRTGIDLENIVYYKDETHYFVMTAKKHSLIDKGVIIEDMADPAELLAPANVDTQKLHDYAREAAEFSTQYQMPNLEFAVNHYGKPDVAMFDFTSMFAAEMSCRALVRKGCRLLQCLVGDSLLEPFWPTGSGCARGFLSSMDAAYAIKLWSNPQNSTLGVLAQRESIYRLLNQTTPDTLQRDISAYTVDPATRYPNLNRESVNSWQVKHLIDTDDPSILEQTFMDTHAIQLPHVETPGRRKRRSGDTLPQGATLLRWISAQLAAFQFAADLKEPSDVFRNGRVLCALINRYRPDLIDYAATKDMSPLECNELAFAVLERELHIDRVMSAKQSLELTDVESRIWLNYMDQICELFRGEIPHIKHPKMDFSDLRQKYRINHTHAPPDFSKLLQTKAKAKSPMQDAVDVPTTVQRRSVLEEERAKRQRRHEQLLNSGGVAAGAAAASSAGSSNLQQAQSDTPRRSKKRRQADKTANIEERQQRLQEIEENRHDRMSRRRQQRFHQTQNFYKSLQLLQAGKLLREGDGVAEGVAEDGTPFEDYSIFLYRQQAPVFNDRVKELERKLLFPDRERGDIPSAVPRNAADEQFSDRIKNMEQRMTARAGHGSDKKPKDLMRAIGKIDSTDWNVREIEKKIELSKKTEIHGPKGREKVPKWSKEQFQARQHKMSKPQRQDSREAEKFKEIDTTLKNLDKQLKEGHNLDVGERGRNKVASIAGQFVKKDETNSDEKNASSNATTNTNNTVIPKSSSKVALAFKKQAASEKCRFCKQTVYLMEKTTVEGLVLHRNCLKCHHCHTNLRLGGYAFDRDDPQGRFYCTQHFRLPPKPMPQRVSKARRSAAAQPVSPAAQQTPAAGAAAAADAVQAMDTTPARDQVDLLETSRAPASADAMSDDEANVIDEHEWSGRNFLPESNNDSQSELSSSDESDTESDSEMFEEADDSPFGAQTLQLASDWIGKQYCEDSDDSDDFYDSSEGIADDGKDDTEGEEFKKARELRREEVRLQPLPVNLPTDTETEVQTESESTSPDEVELNSATEISTDSEFDNDEIIRQAPKIFIDDTHLRKPTKVQIKSSVITTSASGLHQKQLASREKGGSYLQKYQPQPAQPQFKPLVQVDPTLLIGSQRAPLQNPRPGDYLLNKTASTEGIASKKSLELKKRYLLGEPANGNKIQKSGSTSVLDSRIRSFQSNISECQKLLNPSSDISAAMRSFLDRTKLGDNAQNTQNELMRSATSNVINDLRVELKIQKAPSSNSTDNEKENVFVNSKNELNKGMEYTDAVNATLMEQHNKKGSPTTPTNNKTVIEVIDLVTPEKPVPFIDLTVLETPKKASDASTELVEVPAQIPDSNKLIELKQEVIKPDVSIDVKECIPDILGDIKADKEASGVVDSEEQQSLLCQSDEEKRDSPEKSNDLEQEQYEQDTLQIQVPNIPWTKPKSEIMSTTASSATSCSSSGSSSIEDIQHYILESTTSPDTQTAGGKHNVPRVEVHDSSGALMQVDSLMIVNGKYIGDPEDVKYLDMPAGVIVPPAPAIKTSELEDEHEVDVEPVTATPEPAECTVIEAERQPPPLPEMGPPKLRFDSKNENKIESLKNLPLIVERNLEHSQAVKPITLNLSSSAAKTPDTPTTPTQHDSDKTPTGDINSRGSDSETEPTGTGQVLTETELSDWTADDCISENFVDMEFVINSNKGTMKRRKERRRSAATKLPSSSEVLHELAKQAPVVQMEGILHAIDIDDIEFMDTGSEGSCAEAYSATNTALLHNRGYMEYIESVPKQKINMEKTHSKSVGQTNLQSLVTKRDEKLGIDYIEQGAYIMHDDAKTPVNEAPRLPSSTAMTQSLTDSSTLNELDEDSLGGMIQSQTQPTITTTEESEALTVVTSPLDTSSPQVLDQFASLLAAGKADTSTPSSPEQQPKTTQSTVTTNSSGSSSTPAAVPAKETDEDMQIQFEYVRALQQRISQISTQRRKSSKGEAPNLQQPTVIETTNVLQTPAAADAQRTGGECGTAVSMRPRSSSSASKVPEIPTLNSKLEEISKERTKQKDLIHDLVMDKLQSKKQLNAEKRLHRSRQRSLLTSGYASGSSLSPTPKLAAASSSIDANCSSQAHYHVSTAAEQLPSRPGYQTNDMYKQPNALQKSATATYVSPYRTAQPATRSSDLYKSRPFSEHIDAEQLNLLERHKLNKTASFSYGKMDEFTTPIAPVRPHRNGNHGQSQRQIEQAAEVSISASTENLRSEARARARLKSNTELGLSPEEKMQLLRKRLQYDQNSAIKATQQEVLSSDLTARARKMSASKSVNDLAYMVSHGQQQQLCLDSDAVQQAKAADFTSDPNLAASAQDKTLKVKTSKRHKDPERRKSLIQSLSNFFHKSNTHSTTVSASGSPKEMGGAVAASHSEHAERPGTSSSGTPTISDGGSGGGGGGVFSRFRISPKSKEKSKDKDMITNNATLPTSTTQTKQSQDYLNTTNNSRYRKQTNTESFSSSSPQLYIHKPHHLAAANALDDQTPPPIPPLPLNYQRSDDESNANETREHKKQRAISKASRQAELKRLRIAQEIQREQEEIEVQLKELEARGVLIEKALRGEAHNYENLDTSKDNDEKLLKELLEIWRNITALKKRDEELTIRQQELQLEYRHAQLKEELNLRLSCNKLDKSSADVAAEGAILNEMLEIVAKRAALRPTASQVDLSAAGAASMDAGITLTGESHEQGESNI, encoded by the exons ATGAGCCGCCAGCATCAGcggcaccaccagcagcagctgcagcaacaacagcagcagcagcaacagcaacagctgctgacggcacaacagcagcaacaacaggcgCTGCTGATGGCAGAACATGCCGCCGCCGCGGAGGCCGCCGAGCTGTTCGATCTGCTTTGTGTGGCAACCACAATGCGCCAAATATTGGCTCTGCATCGAGCCATGTGCGAGGCGGTGGGGCTGCGTCCATCGCCGTTGAACGATTTTTACCCGAAGCTCAAGGCCAAGGTGCGATCGTGGAAAGCGCAGGCGCTGTGGAAAAAATTCGATGCACGTGCCGCACATCGTGTCTATGGCAAGGGCAATGCCTGTACTGGCACTCGTGTCCTGGTCATTGGCGCCGGGCCCTGTGGTCTGCGCACGGCCATTGAGGCGCAACTGCTGGGTGCCAAGGTGGTGGTGCTAGAGAAGCGCGATCGTATAACTCGCAACAATGTGCTGCATCTGTGGCCGTTTGTCATCACGGATCTGAGGAATCTAGGTGCCAAGAAGTTCTATGGCAAGTTCTGTGCGGGCTCCATTGACCACATCTCCATCAGGCAGTTGCAGTGCATGCTTCTCAAGGTGGCTCTGTTGCTGGGAGTTGAGATACACGAGGGTGTCGGCTTCGATCATCCCGTGGAGCCGAGCGGCGATGGCACCGGTTGGCATGCAGCGGTCACGCCAGCGGATCATGCGGTGTCAAACTATGAATTCGATGTACTGATCGGTGCCGATGGCAAGCGTAATATGCTTGATTTCAGACGCAAGGAGTTTCGCGGCAAGCTGGCCATTGCCATAACGGCCAATTTTATCAACAAAAAGACCGAGGCGGAGGCCAAGGTGGAGGAGATAAGCGGTGTGGCCTTTATATTCAATCAGGCCTTCTTCAAGGAGCTGTACAGTCGAACGGGCATTGATCTCGAAAACATTGTCTACTACAAGGATGAGACGCATTATTTTGTGATGACCGCCAAAAAGCACAGCCTGATCGATAAAGGTGTCATTATTGAGGACATGGCCGATCCCGCCGAGCTGCTAGCGCCCGCCAATGTGGACACCCAGAAGCTCCATGACTACGCACGCGAGGCTGCCGAATTCTCCACGCAATATCAAATGCCCAATTTGGAGTTTGCTGTGAATCATTATGGTAAGCCGGATGTGGCCATGTTCGATTTTACCTCCATGTTTGCTGCCGAGATGTCCTGCCGTGCTTTGGTACGTAAGGGCTGCCGACTACTTCAGTGCCTCGTGGGTGACAGTCTGCTGGAGCCTTTCTGGCCCACTGGATCGGGCTGTGCTCGTGGTTTTCTGTCTAGCATGGATGCTGCATATGCCATCAAGCTGTGGTCAAATCCGCAGAACAGCACCTTAGGCGTTCTGGCACAGCGTGAAAGCATCTACCGATTGCTTAATCAGACCACACCGGATACTCTGCAACGTGATATCAGCGCCTACACTGTGGATCCGGCCACACGATATCCGAACCTCAATCGCGAATCGGTGAATAGCTGGCAAGTAAAGCATCTTATTGACACCGATGATCCCTCAATACTGGAGCAGACTTTTATGGACACGCACGCGATCCAATTGCCACATGTCGAGACGCCGGGCAGACGCAAGCGTCGCAGTGGAG ATACTCTTCCACAAGGTGCCACTTTGCTACGCTGGATAAGCGCACAGCTGGCTGCCTTTCAGTTTGCCGCTGATCTCAAGGAGCCCTCGGATGTGTTTCGCAATGGCCGTGTGCTGTGCGCCCTAATCAATCG GTATCGACCCGATCTTATTGATTATGCTGCCACCAAGGACATGAGTCCGCTAGAGTGCAATGAGCTGGCTTTTGCCGTGCTGGAACGTGAGTTGCACATTGATCGCGTTATGAGCGCCAAGCAATCCCTCGAACTGACCGATGTTGAGTCGCGTATCTGGCTCAACTATATGGACCAAATCTGTGAGCTGTTTCGCGGCGAGATACCACACATTAAGCATCCCAAGATGGACTTTAGTGACCTGCGTCAAAAGTATCGCATCAATCATACGCACGCCCCGCCGGACTTCTCCAAGCTGCTGCAGACAAAGGCCAAGGCCAAGTCGCCCATGCAGGATGCCGTCGATGTACCCACAACTGTACAGCGACGCTCTGTGCTGGAGGAGGAGCGCGCCAAGCGACAACGCCGCCACGAGCAGCTCTTGAACAGTGGCGGCGTTGCCGCTGGCGCCGCTGCAGCCAGCAGCGCGGGTAGCAGCAACTTACAACAGG CTCAAAGTGATACGCCGCGTCGCTCGAAGAAACGTCGCCAGGCTGATAAAACGGCGAACATT GAGGAGCGCCAGCAGCGCCTGCAAGAGATCGAGGAGAATCGTCATGATCGCATGAGCAGGCGACGCCAGCAGCGTTTCCATCAGACGCAGAATTTCTACAAGAgtctgcaactgctgcaggcGGGCAAATTACTGCGCGAGGGCGATGGTGTAGCTGAGGGCGTGGCCGAGGATGGCACACCCTTTGAGGACTATTCAATATTCCTGTATCGGCAGCAGGCACCCGTATTTAACGATCGCGTCAAGGAGCTTGAACGCAAGCTTCTGTTTCCC GATCGCGAACGTGGTGACATACCCTCAGCGGTGCCACGGAATGCTGCCGATGAGCAGTTCAGCGATCGCATCAAGAACATGGAGCAGCGCATGACGGCACGCGCTGGACATGGCAGTGATAAGAAACCCAAAGATCTGATGCGTGCCATTGGCAAGATCGATTCGACTGATTGGAATGTGCGCGAAATCGAAAAAAAGATTGAGTTGTCTAAGAAGACCGAAATACATGGGCCAAAAGGGCGCGAGAAGGTGCCCAAATGGAGCAAAGAGCAGTTCCAAGCGCGTCAGCACAAAATGTCCAAGCCGCAGCGACAGGATTCGCGCGAGGCCGAAAAGTTCAAGGAGATCGATACGACGCTCAAGAATCTGGATAAACAGCTCAAGGAGGGACACAATCTAGACGTGGGGGAGCGCGGACGCAATAAGGTCGCCTCCATTGCTGGACAATTCGTCAAAAAGGATGAAACCAATTCGGATGAGAAGAATGCCAGCAGCAATGccaccaccaacaccaacaacactGTCATACCAAAATCT AGCTCTAAGGTGGCGCTGGCCTTTAAGAAGCAGGCCGCCTCCGAGAAGTGCCGCTTCTGCAAGCAAACTGTTTATCTTATGGAGAAGACCACCGTCGAGGGTCTGGTGCTGCATCGCAATTGCCTTAAGTGTCATCACTGCCACACCAATCTGCGTCTGGGCGGCTATGCCTTTGATCGGGATGATCCGCAGGGTCGCTTCTATTGCACACAACATTTCCGTCTGCCGCCCAAACCCATGCCGCAGCGCGTAAGCAAAGCGAGG AGATCCGCTGCTGCACAGCCTGTTTCACCTGCCGCACAGCAAACCCCAGCAGCtggcgccgccgctgccgctgatgCCGTACAGGCCATGGATACTACGCCGGCAAGAGACCAAGTGGATTTGTTGGAAACCTCAAGAGCCCCTGCCTCGGCCGATGCTATGTCTGATGATGAGGCCAATGTTATTGACGAGCACGAGTGGTCTGGACGCAATTTTCTGCCTGAATCTAACAACGACTCACAGTCGGAGTTGTCCAGTTCAGATGAGTCCGACACAGAGTCCGACTCGGAGATGTTCGAGGAAGCTGACGATTCGCCATTTGGTGCCCAGACCCTGCAGTTGGCATCAGATTGGATTGGCAAACAGTATTGTGAGGATAGCGATGATTCTGACGATTTCTACGATTCTAGTGAAGGCATCGCGG ATGATGGTAAGGACGATACCGAGGGTGAGGAGTTCAAGAAAGCACGGGAGCTGCGCCGCGAGGAAGTACGCCTACAGCCATTGCCCGTCAATTTGCCCACGGATACCGAAACGGAG GTACAAACCGAATCCGAGAGCACATCGCCCGACGAAGTTGAGCTTAACTCTGCAACAGAAATATCCACCGATTCAGAGTTCGACAATGACGAGATCATACGGCAGGCACCAAAAATCTTTATTGACGATACACATCTAAGAAAACCCACAAAAGTTCAg ATCAAGTCCAGTGTGATCACAACCAGTGCATCTGGCCTACATCAGAAGCAGCTGGCGTCGCGCGAAAAGGGCGGTAgttatttgcaaaaataccagccGCAGCCAGCGCAGCCACAGTTCAAGCCCCTGGTTCAGGTGGATCCTACACTTCTAATTGGTAGTCAGCGAGCGCCGTTGCAAAATCCACGACCTGGTGACTATCTGCTGAATAAGACGGCCAGCACCGAGGGCATTGCCTCCAAGAAGAGCCTGGAATTAAAAAAACGCTATTTGCTGGGTGAGCCGGCCAATGGCAACAAGATACAAAAGTCAGGCTCCACCTCGGTCCTGGACTCGCGCATACGCAGCTTCCAGTCCAACATCTCCGAGTGCCAGAAGCTTCTGAATCCCAGCAGCGATATCAGTGCGGCTATGCGTAGTTTCCTGGATCGCACCAAGCTGGGCGACAATGCCCAGAATACCCAAAATGAGCTGATGCGTTCGGCTACCAGCAATGTGATCAACGATCTGCGCGTGGAGCTAAAGATTCAGAAGGCTCCGTCGAGCAACTCCACGGATAACGAGAAGGAGAACGTATTTGTCAACAGCAAGAACGAGCTGAACAAGGGCATGGAGTACACGGATGCGGTCAATGCCACGTTAATGGAGCAGCACAACAAGAAAGGATCACCAACAACGCCGACCAATAACAAAACTGTCATCGAGGTGATTGATCTGGTGACACCCGAGAAGCCGGTGCCGTTCATTGATCTCACAGTGTTGGAGACACCAAAGAAAGCTAGCGATGCCAGCACGGAGCTGGTGGAGGTGCCTGCTCAGATCCCAGACAGCAATAAGTTGATTGAGCTGAAGCAGGAGGTCATCAAACCGGATGTATCCATTGATGTAAAAGAGTGCATACCCGATATACTTGGTGATATCAAAGCAGACAAGGAGGCATCCGGCGTGGTCGACTCAGAGGAACAACAATCCCTGCTCTGTCAATCCGACGAGGAAAAGCGCGACTCGCCCGAGAAGTCAAACGATCTGGAGCAGGAGCAGTACGAGCAGGACACACTACAAATCCAAGTGCCCAATATACCATGGACCAAGCCCAAGTCTGAGATCATGTCCACTACTGCCAGCAGCGCCACCAGCTGTTCCAGCTCAGGTAGCTCCAGCATCGAAGATATACAGCATTACATTCTGGAGTCTACGACCAGTCCGGACACGCAAACGGCAGGTGGCAAGCACAACGTTCCGCGTGTGGAAGTGCACGACAGCAGCGGTGCCCTCATGCAGGTGGATAGCCTCATGATTGTGAATGGCAAGTATATTGGAGATCCAGAGGATGTCAAATATCTGGACATGCCAGCTGGCGTCATTGTGCCGCCGGCGCCAGCGATAAAGACAAGCGAGCTGGAGGATGAGCACGAGGTGGATGTTGAGCCGGTGACAGCTACTCCGGAGCCGGCCGAGTGTACAGTTATTGAGGCTGAACGCCAGCCACCCCCATTGCCCGAAATGGGACCACCCAAGCTGAGATTCGAcagcaaaaatgaaaacaaaatcgaAAGCTTGAAGAATCTGCCATTAATTGTAGAACGGAATTTGGAGCACAGCCAGGCCGTAAAGCCAATAACGCTCAATTTGAGCAGCAGCGCGGCAAAGACGCCAGACACGCCAACCACGCCCACACAGCATGATAGCGACAAAACGCCCACAGGTGATATAAACTCCCGCGGATCCGACTCGGAAACCGAGCCCACGGGCACAGGTCAGGTGCTAACCGAAACAGAGCTCTCCGATTGGACGGCTGATGATTGCATCTCGGAGAATTTTGTCGACATGGAGTTCGTGATCAATTCCAACAAAGGCACCATGAAACGGCGCAAGGAGCGTCGTCGCAGCGCGGCAACCAAGCTGCCAAGCAGCAGCGAGGTGCTCCACGAACTGGCCAAGCAGGCGCCGGTTGTCCAAATGGAGGGTATTCTCCACGCCATTGATATTGATGATATTGAGTTCATGGATACCGGCTCTGAGGGCTCCTGCGCCGAGGCCTATTCAGCGACCAACACTGCATTGCTGCACAATCGCGGTTACATGGAGTACATTGAGTCGGTGCCCAAGCAGAAGATCAACATGGAGAAGACACACTCAAAGTCCGTTGGGCAGACTAATCTGCAGTCGCTGGTGACCAAGCGCGATGAGAAGTTAGGCATCGATTACATTGAGCAGGGCGCCTACATAATGCACGATGATGCCAAGACACCGGTCAATGAGGCGCCCCGCCTGCCCAGCAGTACAGCAATGACGCAATCCCTGACAGACTCCAGCACGCTGAATGAACTGGACGAGGACAGTCTAGGCGGCATGATCCAATCACAGACTCAACCCACCATAACCACTACGGAGGAAAGTGAGGCGCTTACTGTGGTCACTAGTCCATTGGACACCTCATCGCCGCAAGTTCTTGATCAGTTCGCCTCGCTGCTGGCCGCGGGCAAGGCGGACACCTCCACGCCAAGTAGCCCCGAGCAGCAACCAAAAACCACACAATCCACAGTCACCACCAACAGTAGTGGCAGCAGCTCCACGCCAGCTGCTGTGCCGGCCAAGGAAACGGATGAGGACATGCAGATCCAATTCGAGTATGTGCGTGCGCTCCAGCAGCGCATCTCACAGATCAGCACACAGCGACGCAAGAGCTCCAAGGGTGAGGCGCCCAATCTGCAGCAGCCAACTGTGATAGAAACTACCAATGTGCTGCagacgccagcagcagcagatgcacAAAGAACTGGCGGCGAGTGCGGCACGGCTGTGAGCATGCGACccaggagcagcagctcagCGAGCAAAGTACCTGAGATACCAACGCTTAATAGCAAGCTGGAGGAGATCAGCAAGGAGCGCACCAAGCAAAAGGACCTCATACACGATCTTGTCATGGATAAGCTGCAGTCCAAGAAACAGCTTAACGCCGAGAAGCGCCTGCATCGTAGCCGACAGCGCAGCCTCTTGACCAGTGGATATGCCAGCGGCTCCAGCTTAAGTCCAACGCCCAAACTTGCCGCCGCCAGCAGCTCCATCGATGCCAACTGCAGCAGTCAGGCGCACTACCATGTCTCGACGGCAGCCGAACAGCTGCCCAGCCGGCCAGGCTACCAAACAAATGACATGTACAAACAGCCAAATGCGCTACAGAAATCCGCAACTGCCACTTATGTTTCGCCCTACCGTACAGCGCAGCCAGCGACGCGTAGCTCGGACCTCTACAAATCGCGTCCCTTCAGCGAGCATATAGACGCTGAACAATTGAATCTGCTGGAGCGTCATAAGCTCAACAAGACGGCTTCGTTCAGCTACGGCAAGATGGATGAATTTACAACGCCCATTGCGCCAGTGCGTCCGCATCGCAATGGTAATCATGGTCAAAGTCAACGACAAATCGAGCAAGCCGCCGAGGTAAGCATCTCGGCATCCACGGAAAATCTGCGCAGCGAGGCGAGAGCACGTGCACGTCTAAAGTCGAACACAGAACTGGGCCTGAGCCCCGAGGAGAAGATGCAGTTGCTGCGCAAGCGTTTACAATATGATCAGAACAGCGCCATCAAGGCTACGCAGCAGGAGGTACTCTCTAGTGACCTTACAGCCCGTGCTAGAAAAATGAGCGCTTCCAAGAGCGTGAACGATCTGGCCTATATGGTTAGTCAcggccaacaacagcagctgtgcTTGGACAGCGATGCCGTTCAGCAAGCCAAGGCGGCTGACTTTACCTCGGATCCCAACTTGGCGGCCAGTGCACAAGATAAGACGCTGAAAGTCAAAACCAGCAAAAGGCATAAGGATCCAGAGCGTCGCAAAAGCCTTATACAATCGCTATCCAACTTCTTTCACAAGAGCAACACCCACTCGACAACGGTCTCGGCTTCCGGCAGTCCAAAGGAAATGGGCGGCGCTGTAGCTGCCAGCCACTCTGAGCATGCAGAGCGTCCGGGcacaagcagcagcggcacgcCCACGATCTCCGACGGAGGCagcggcggtggtggcggcggcgtctTCAGTCGCTTCCGCATCTCGCCCAAGTCCAAGGAGAAGTCTAAG GACAAGGATATGATCACAAACAACGCAACATTGCCAACAAGCACAACACAAACGAAACAATCCCAAGATTACCTCAACACAACGAACAACAGTCGCTACCGAAAGCAAACGAACACCGAATCGTTCTCATCGTCCAGCCCGCAGCTCTATATACACAAGCCCCATCATCTGGCCGCAGCAAATGCCCTGGATGACCAGACTCCGCCACCCATACCGCCTTTGCCACTGAATTATCAAAGATCTGATG ATGAGAGCAACGCTAACGAGACACGAGAGCATAAGAAGCAACGTGCCATATCGAAGGCTTCACGACAAGCTGAACTCAAGCGATTGCGAATCGCTCAAGAAATACAGCGCGAACAGGAGGAGATCGAGGTGCAATTAAAGGAATTGGAGGCGCGAGGAGTGCTCATTGAGAAGGCCCTGCGGGGCGAGGCGCACAACTATGAAAA tttGGATACGAGTAAGGACAATGACGAAAAGCTTTTAAAGGAACTTTTGGAAATTTGGCGCAATATCACAGCACTGAA AAAACGTGATGAAGAACTGACTATAAGGCAACAGGAACTGCAACTTGAATATCGACATGCGCAGCTAAAAGAAGAGCTTAACTTACGCTTGTCTTGCAATA AACTGGACAAGAGCTCCGCAGATGTGGCCGCTGAGGGTGCAATACTCAATGAGATGCTGGAAATTGTGGCTAAGCGTGCGGCATTACGACCAACTGCCTCACAGGTGGACCTATCTGCAGCGGGAGCTGCTTCAATGGACGCGGGTATTACACTAACCGGAGAATCCCACGAACAGGGAGAATCGAAT atttga